ATTCGCGGATCGACGGGGAGATATCCAGATGCATCCCGTCGCTGTAATAGAGCGTGACGCACCGACTCTGGCGTACGACTTTCAGCCCACGATAGCCCTTGAGGGCTGCTTCCAGTTCCTTGAGAATTTTGAGAGGCGACATGTGGCGGAAGCTGCCGCCAAGCTGCGCCACAATGTCGAGGTCGTACTCGTCATCGGTGCCTTTGGTCGATATCGTCGCGTCGATTGACATCGAGCCCTGAGGGTAGAAGTGCTCGACCTGATCCTTGAACAACTCGGATGTTTCTTCGAGATAATTACGGACAGCCTCATAGCGTTCCACGGCTTTCTGATATTGCGTCGGCGGCAGCTGCAGGCTGAATGCGATTTCAGCAAGAATCCGGTCTAGCGGATCGTCAAACGGGTCTATGCCCTGCGTATTTGAGATGTTCATTATTTACCTCCCTTTCGAGATATCTTGTCTTGCTTGCGTTGCGTTGCATGGTGGTCCTCCCTTCGTTTAATTCACGATGGTGAAAAAAAACACTCGCTACTCCGAACATCATATGAGAGCTTGAAAGCCAGAGTCAAGGGTGTTATTGTTTAGCTACTCCGAACAACAACAGATTTTGGAATTTCTAATGCCCGCACAGCCCAAATTTGGTACAAGAATCAAGGAATTACGGACCGGGAAAAAAATGACCCTGGACCAATTGGCTGAAGCAACTAAGAGCTCCAAAAGCTACATTTGGGAGCTGGAAAATAAAAACCCACCACGCCCTTCAGCTGAAAAACTGTCTGCGATCGCAAGGGCTCTTGGTGTCACCGTCGACTACTTGCTTGGTACCGACGAGCAGACCAAGGCTGACGCAGAGGACATGGCTTTCTTTCGCGAATATTCCGATATGCCGGATGAAACACGCAGACAGCTCCGCGACATGGCGAAGATCTTAAGCAACAAGACCGGGCTGAAATGAATGGGTGCCATCTCGGCTTCACCAGCTCTTAAGGAGGCTTTCCGCATCACTAGGATGCTGGACACCGTGCTGGGTGAAGACCGTTTCGATAAATCTCCCATCCAGATTGAAGAACTCGCGCTGCAGTACTCTGCACAAACCGCACCCGAAACCCCCATCCATGAAGTCACTGAGAAAAATATTCCAGGGTGCATGGGCGCATTGGTCTATGGCGACAACCGGCCGCGACAATGGGGTATCCTCTATCATCACGACCAGACACCAGGTCGACGAGCCTATACGATCGCACATGAATTTGGCCACTACATCCTGCATCGCGATCTCATTGATCGCGAAGAGAAGTATGGTGGCGGCGTTTATTGCAACGAAGACAGCATTCTGCGCCGCAATGGCGCTGGTATCGAGCAGGAAGCTGACGAATTTGCCGCCAATCTACTCATGCCGCTCAATGATTTCAGAAAGCAGATCCCTGCCAAAGCTGTTCCGAATTTTGACGATCTCGGCAATATCGCCGAAAGGTATGGTGTGTCGCTGACAGCCGCGACTTTGCGATGGATTGAATACACTGAAACACGAGCATTGCTGGTAATCAGCAATGAAGGCTTTGCCCATTGGGCGAAGACCAGCACACCGGCCCTAAAATCAGGACGCTTTATTCGCACACGAAACACGATGTTTGAACTGCCAGCGGCCGCAACCGCTGTAACGCACAACTACTGCGACGAAACCGCAAACGGTATCCAACAACCAGCAGACGTCTGGTTTCCTGAGCCGGTGTTAGAAATGTGCATACGATCAGAACGCTATGATCAGGAAATGACTTTACTCCATCTGGAGCGATCAGCACCTGTTCACCAAGAAGAAGTCGAAGAAGATACGTTCGACCGATTCACGCGCGGATAGGTCCTATTGGGAAATAGATGTTTTGCTCATAAAGCGAACGGCGGGTTCGAATGGCCGCAGAGCAAAATTCAGATATCTTATTCAAGGTCGGCTTTGGGCCGAAAGTGCCGACAACCAAATGAATCAAAGTCTCCATTAATTATAGAGCGTCGTCTTTATCAAAAGACTGATCGCATTATTGTAACTTCATTGGATAGCAACTTTTTTAGCAAACTGATCTCCTCTAAGGGTGTTTGATAAAAATTTTTCCTTAAACTCAAACTAGTATTCTTTTGCGTATAAAAATAATTAATTAAATCAATGGTTTATAAAAATTATTGCACGATTAATATTTTCATATTCTGCCTTCATACAAATTATTTTTAAAATTTTTTTCGAATTTCAGGAGGATTTTTTTTCAATTTGCACAAATAAACTTACAGAAGGTTTTTCAATCGTGAAAAATCAAAACCTAAAGAAGCCTAAAATAGTATGAATTTTAATGTTATTGAAAACCAACACTCAATTTCTGGATTGAGATACGCGCCTGGTCGTGAGTTCGACCATTGCCGAAATGTTTGGATCCAAAGCGCTGAGACCACGCACCGGCCCGATTGTCCCAATTGTAAACGCCCTATGCAGACCCATCGGTCTCGCAAACGCATTATCAATGATATGCCTTTTGGAGCCTTTCCGTCTGAGCTTCATATTAAATGGCGCGAGTTTCGATGCAGATGCCAGCATGGAGGTACTCGCTATGTTCACTGAGTCTTCCTATACATATGCGAAAGCAAATGTTCCTGGGATTTCCAGCGAACTTGGTTGCACCAATACACTGGCTGAGTTTGTTGGTAAGTATCGAAATTTGTCTCGATTGTCTGTCATAGGTGAGATGACAGGTTTATCGGGGTACCGTTTAAAAACCATTGAGAAAGCTGTGAAAGTAAGACAGCCACCCGGGATCGTAAAGAAGTTAAACCCAAGGATTATCCGGATCGATGATCTCTCTGTCACGCGAACCTATCAGGACGAAAAGGGACGAAAAACCCTAAAGGGGCATTTGGTATTGTCTGGGGCTGGGTTTACGGAAGCCGCATTTGAGCAAGGTATCCATGATACAGGGTTTTTGGCTATGGTGGCGGGGACAACACGGGCAGATGCTGTAAAGCTGTTCCGTCAGACTCTCAATTGTGATGCTGTACAATATGTTACGCTGGATTTATCGCAAACATTAATTAGCGCGGCCTATGAGGCGTGTCCCAATGCTATTGTGGTTGCCGACAAGTTTCATGTCCTTAAATTGGTGACAGCTGCTTTTGAAAAAGTTGCAATTGACCAACGTCTTAAACTTCGCAAAGAGCGGCAGAGTTTTCAAAGAGCCAGAAACTATATGAAGCGACCGCCTAAAAACCTTAGTGATGTAGAAAAACGGGTGATGGTGGAATGGCTTGTCAGGTTGCCAGAGCTGCATCAGGCCTATGAGCTCAGACGGGTCTTTTTTGAGCTGTTTGAAATGGATATCTCACCGCAGGACGCGCGCCGGGCCTTGCTGCGGTGGTTGGATTTTCTGCCAGCAAAAGGACCGGTGGGGACCGCGTTTCGATCCGTTGGCCAGACTGTAAAAAAGTATCTCACTGAGATTTGTGCCTATTTTCACTGTAACCTGACCAATGCGCCCGCGGAAGCCTATAACCGACGGATCAAGGAAATTGTTGCTGTAGGCGGTGTCCGGACTTTGGAGGACTTGATCGAGCGGGTGAGAGCCGGGCATGGGTATGAGGCTCGACAGGCTCTTGACCGGATTTCCAGTCAACCTCCAAAGAAGCGGCAGCCGCTTTGGAACCATGTCCCTGCTCAGAATACAGCGATTTGGGTGCGCCCGGTAAAGGCCCGGGACGGCGAATTGCCTTTGGCACCCATCCGACCGATGGGACTCCTGGAAGCCGGCGATCGATTGAGGACCTTATCTATTGCAACTCTTTTGTGGCCAGAGAAATTCCACTAAACCTTTGGAAAACACCGAATAACCCGCCCCGCTGGGGGCGGGTTTTTTATGTGGAGATGAAAGGAATAGGGCCTCAATCCCGGGAGCCCCGCAGATGAAAAATCAGGTGGTTTTGCCCTCCCGAAGCGTAAAAACCGCATCTTCGGAAGGGGCTGGAAATCTGCCGGTTTTGGGGCCAAGAGTCCGATAAATAAAATTATCGGACTCTTGGCAAAACCACCACATTTTAAACAGTGCCGGGACGGGGGCTTTCTTTTAGTCCGGAATTCGGATGTAGCGGGACACTCCTTCCAATGTTTTATGGCCGGATCGAGCCCGGATCTGCCACAGGCTGTCGCCTTGCAGACCGGCCCGGGTGATATAGCCGCTGCGCAAACTATGGGCGCTTATGCCATGGCTTTTCGCTTGAACCTCCTTCTCGGATATGCCCTGGCGGGTGAGCAGCTGTTGATAACGTGATTTTGTGGCGCGGGAGATCGACCGCGGGGTGAGCGCCGTTGTTCCGATGCGCCCCAGTCGGTCAACGCCGCGAAACACCGGCCCCTCTTTGAGGCCCGCCGCCTTCAACCAACGCTCTAGGGCCGCGGCCGGGCAGAGCTGTGGATCGCGCTCGCGCGGAATGACTTTGCGTTGGCCCAGGCGCTTGGCATCATTTTTGGCGCGGCGGATCAGGATTTTGAGGGCCTCTTCTGTCCAGACACAGTCCGCGCAGTGCAGCGCGCTTAATTCACTGCGCCGAAAAGCGCCAAAAAATCCAACCAGCAACAGCGCTGCATCGCGCAGGTCCCGCACCCCCACGCCCAATCCCTGAACGATTTCCTGTAGCTCCGCATAGGTCAGCGGGATTTTGGCATCAGCCGGACGTCCCTCAATCCGGTAAATGCCCTCCATCACGTGACGCAGCAGGGGATGATGCGGATCGAACGCCAGATCCCGGGCGTAAAACCCATCGGCAATACCGAAGACTTTGCGGGTGAGGGAGGCCGGGGC
This region of Sneathiella aquimaris genomic DNA includes:
- a CDS encoding helix-turn-helix domain-containing protein, coding for MPAQPKFGTRIKELRTGKKMTLDQLAEATKSSKSYIWELENKNPPRPSAEKLSAIARALGVTVDYLLGTDEQTKADAEDMAFFREYSDMPDETRRQLRDMAKILSNKTGLK
- a CDS encoding ImmA/IrrE family metallo-endopeptidase, whose protein sequence is MGAISASPALKEAFRITRMLDTVLGEDRFDKSPIQIEELALQYSAQTAPETPIHEVTEKNIPGCMGALVYGDNRPRQWGILYHHDQTPGRRAYTIAHEFGHYILHRDLIDREEKYGGGVYCNEDSILRRNGAGIEQEADEFAANLLMPLNDFRKQIPAKAVPNFDDLGNIAERYGVSLTAATLRWIEYTETRALLVISNEGFAHWAKTSTPALKSGRFIRTRNTMFELPAAATAVTHNYCDETANGIQQPADVWFPEPVLEMCIRSERYDQEMTLLHLERSAPVHQEEVEEDTFDRFTRG
- a CDS encoding transposase, translating into MFTESSYTYAKANVPGISSELGCTNTLAEFVGKYRNLSRLSVIGEMTGLSGYRLKTIEKAVKVRQPPGIVKKLNPRIIRIDDLSVTRTYQDEKGRKTLKGHLVLSGAGFTEAAFEQGIHDTGFLAMVAGTTRADAVKLFRQTLNCDAVQYVTLDLSQTLISAAYEACPNAIVVADKFHVLKLVTAAFEKVAIDQRLKLRKERQSFQRARNYMKRPPKNLSDVEKRVMVEWLVRLPELHQAYELRRVFFELFEMDISPQDARRALLRWLDFLPAKGPVGTAFRSVGQTVKKYLTEICAYFHCNLTNAPAEAYNRRIKEIVAVGGVRTLEDLIERVRAGHGYEARQALDRISSQPPKKRQPLWNHVPAQNTAIWVRPVKARDGELPLAPIRPMGLLEAGDRLRTLSIATLLWPEKFH
- a CDS encoding site-specific integrase, with translation MPKHRIIKGEPNAPETQRRDLSLAALPASLQPALSRARCYLQAAHAETTQRAYHQDWTAYCQWCAAQHLAPCGDGPGEPLVALYLADRAMNLAPASLTRKVFGIADGFYARDLAFDPHHPLLRHVMEGIYRIEGRPADAKIPLTYAELQEIVQGLGVGVRDLRDAALLLVGFFGAFRRSELSALHCADCVWTEEALKILIRRAKNDAKRLGQRKVIPRERDPQLCPAAALERWLKAAGLKEGPVFRGVDRLGRIGTTALTPRSISRATKSRYQQLLTRQGISEKEVQAKSHGISAHSLRSGYITRAGLQGDSLWQIRARSGHKTLEGVSRYIRIPD